One part of the Salinivirga cyanobacteriivorans genome encodes these proteins:
- a CDS encoding T9SS type A sorting domain-containing protein, whose translation MASAGMKGKIAVNPATSVPSEPTFDFTIYPNPAPRGYVTVAVPHTDGQNKVLKLYNALGQIMRTETFSSEAITVNTGLSAGAYFITVRSGEFMRSRKLEIFR comes from the coding sequence GTGGCCTCAGCAGGAATGAAAGGTAAAATCGCCGTAAATCCAGCAACCTCAGTGCCCTCTGAACCCACATTTGATTTTACTATTTACCCCAACCCGGCACCCCGCGGATATGTGACTGTAGCTGTTCCGCATACAGACGGGCAAAACAAAGTTCTGAAACTATACAATGCGCTGGGGCAAATAATGCGTACAGAAACCTTTTCATCTGAAGCAATAACCGTAAATACGGGTTTGTCTGCTGGAGCATATTTCATAACTGTTCGCAGTGGGGAGTTTATGCGCTCCCGGAAACTGGAAATATTCCGATAA
- a CDS encoding FISUMP domain-containing protein produces the protein MLNYKNLSFLTIVLTSLLTFITACDDDNDEPANSAPVCAITNPVNGAEFSQGEIITVAVDAEDEDNNLEEVRFYINDIGVGSSNSFPYNFEWDTSDEAPGSFAIKVEAIDELGKKSTDAIDISIVAGGDAPVAAFTASQTTIAVGDSVTFSDQSANSPTSWSWDFGDGNVSTDQNPTHSYSSTGTYTVNLAVSNSYGSDTLTRSDYITVETSGSEGTVTDIDGNVYNTVVLGNQEWMAENLKTTTYNNGTAISLVTNNSDWQNNTTGAYSWYENDETQYANTYGALYNWYAVNTGNLCPDGWHIPTDDEWKTLEMHLGMNQSDADGTGPRGTNEGSKLASNASLWYDGDLEDDPEFGSSGFLGIPAGARDIYGNFSFIETNAVWWCANEFDNQEAWLRALYHSHTLIARDYQYKGSGYSVRCLKD, from the coding sequence ATGTTGAACTACAAAAACTTATCTTTTTTAACGATTGTTTTAACAAGCTTGCTTACATTTATAACTGCATGTGATGATGATAACGATGAACCTGCCAATAGTGCACCTGTATGTGCGATAACAAATCCAGTTAATGGTGCTGAGTTTTCACAAGGCGAGATTATAACCGTTGCCGTAGATGCTGAAGATGAAGACAACAACCTTGAAGAGGTGCGTTTTTATATAAATGATATTGGTGTTGGTTCATCCAATAGCTTCCCCTATAATTTTGAATGGGATACCAGTGACGAAGCACCAGGGTCTTTTGCTATAAAAGTTGAAGCCATTGATGAATTGGGGAAAAAATCAACTGATGCGATTGATATTTCCATTGTGGCTGGTGGCGATGCCCCTGTAGCAGCCTTTACTGCAAGCCAAACAACTATTGCCGTGGGAGATTCAGTAACCTTTTCAGACCAATCGGCAAATTCACCAACTTCATGGAGTTGGGACTTTGGCGATGGCAATGTAAGCACTGATCAGAATCCTACGCATTCATATAGCAGTACAGGAACTTATACCGTTAATTTGGCAGTTTCCAATAGTTATGGTTCCGATACATTAACCAGGTCTGATTATATTACAGTCGAAACCAGTGGTAGTGAGGGAACTGTAACAGATATTGATGGTAATGTGTACAATACAGTAGTCCTGGGAAATCAGGAGTGGATGGCTGAAAACCTGAAAACCACAACTTATAATAATGGAACTGCTATATCTTTGGTAACAAATAATAGCGATTGGCAGAATAATACTACAGGTGCTTACAGCTGGTATGAAAATGATGAAACTCAATATGCCAATACTTATGGTGCACTGTATAATTGGTACGCTGTAAATACAGGTAACTTATGTCCTGATGGTTGGCATATACCCACCGACGATGAATGGAAAACACTGGAGATGCATCTTGGTATGAACCAGTCAGATGCAGATGGTACCGGGCCACGTGGCACCAATGAAGGGAGTAAACTGGCAAGCAATGCATCACTTTGGTATGATGGTGATTTGGAAGATGATCCCGAGTTTGGTTCTAGTGGTTTTTTAGGTATTCCAGCAGGTGCACGTGACATCTATGGTAATTTTAGCTTCATTGAAACGAATGCTGTTTGGTGGTGCGCCAATGAATTTGATAATCAAGAAGCATGGCTTCGGGCTTTATACCATAGCCATACTTTAATTGCACGTGATTATCAATACAAAGGCAGTGGCTATTCAGTTCGTTGCTTAAAGGATTAA
- a CDS encoding serine hydrolase domain-containing protein, with translation MSRLRIVLLILVSLFVFSSCGYFWRALVYQKVDIDDYKIFPNRMVEAGEHEPWAKSTDYNSYTLSDTTFEQAMALKSVAYLVIQDGKILYENYWDNYTDSSWSNSFSAAKSIVSLLVGVAIEEGHIGSVNDRVSKYVTEYDNETNRDLRIKDVLTMSSGLNWHEAYANPWSKTTKAYYGRKLEKMILKLKMKSEPGKYFHYFSGDTELLAIILRRATGMSLADYASEKLWKKIEAKHDALWSLDHEGGIEKAYCCFNSNARDFARIGQLVLNDGSWDGAQVVPEDWLEQSLKPADHLLTEDEKKPVDFYGYQWWMVNHQGHMTYYARGLAGQYIFIVPDLDMVIVRLGHKRSKERVNNLPSDIYLWLDTGFKIAQTKNAQ, from the coding sequence ATGAGTCGCTTGAGAATTGTATTGCTTATACTGGTATCGCTTTTTGTGTTTTCTTCGTGTGGCTATTTTTGGCGTGCTTTGGTTTACCAGAAAGTTGATATCGATGACTACAAAATATTTCCCAATCGTATGGTAGAAGCCGGTGAACATGAACCATGGGCCAAATCTACTGATTACAATAGCTATACCTTATCGGATACAACTTTTGAGCAGGCAATGGCACTAAAATCAGTAGCTTACCTGGTTATACAGGATGGGAAGATTTTATACGAAAACTACTGGGACAATTATACCGACAGTTCATGGAGCAACTCCTTTTCGGCTGCCAAAAGTATTGTAAGCTTATTGGTAGGTGTTGCTATTGAAGAGGGGCACATTGGTTCTGTAAATGATCGTGTAAGCAAATATGTAACTGAATATGATAATGAAACCAACCGGGATCTGCGTATAAAAGATGTTTTGACTATGAGTTCGGGGCTCAATTGGCACGAAGCCTATGCCAACCCATGGAGCAAAACCACCAAAGCCTATTATGGCCGGAAGTTAGAAAAAATGATACTGAAGCTGAAAATGAAATCGGAACCCGGAAAATATTTTCATTATTTCAGCGGTGATACAGAGCTTTTAGCCATTATTCTGCGTAGAGCAACCGGTATGAGTTTGGCAGATTATGCTTCAGAAAAGTTATGGAAAAAAATAGAGGCCAAACATGATGCTTTATGGAGCCTGGACCATGAAGGCGGAATTGAGAAGGCTTACTGCTGTTTCAATAGCAACGCGCGAGACTTTGCGCGCATTGGTCAGCTTGTACTCAACGATGGATCCTGGGATGGAGCACAGGTAGTGCCAGAAGATTGGCTAGAACAATCCCTGAAACCGGCTGATCATTTGTTAACTGAAGATGAAAAAAAGCCTGTAGATTTTTATGGTTACCAATGGTGGATGGTAAACCACCAGGGGCATATGACTTATTATGCACGTGGTTTGGCCGGCCAGTATATTTTTATTGTTCCTGATTTGGATATGGTTATAGTGCGGTTGGGGCATAAACGTAGCAAAGAGCGGGTAAATAATCTTCCATCTGACATTTACCTTTGGCTTGATACTGGATTTAAGATAGCGCAAACTAAAAACGCACAGTAA
- a CDS encoding sensor histidine kinase produces MDYKRFSFQVIIRVLLILVTALVAGYLYYQTEFYFTASFSLALALLQGYWLIKLVNKTNRQLTVFLDSIRYAEFNRSFKPAGLGEAFDGLSASFNQVLEDFHDIRKEKEEQFFFYQNVVQHIGISMMAYAADGKILMLNNAANKLFQIKKVNNIADIARFSGELVEILRNIQNNQRKLIKVQVNDDLLQLSVYAKQFKQENKEITIVSVQNIESELEQNEMEAWQKLIRVLTHEIMNSITPITSLSTTVNLMVDDWQQSHEAGEDTSEVTSDIKQALQTIHKRSEGLLQFVQTYRSLTKIPKPNFEILKVHDFYVNLEQFMRKELDRSGIKLSTAIEPANLEITADETMMEQVFINLMRNAIHALEKTENPELKLIAGYGNYGNVMLQVIDNGQGILPDVLEKIFIPFFTTKQSGSGIGLSLSRQLIRAQGGNITATSEPGKTVFTVRF; encoded by the coding sequence ATGGATTATAAAAGATTTTCATTTCAGGTCATAATTCGTGTACTTTTGATACTCGTCACGGCATTGGTGGCAGGGTATCTCTATTATCAAACGGAATTTTATTTTACAGCCTCTTTCTCACTTGCGCTGGCACTTTTACAGGGTTATTGGCTCATTAAGCTGGTAAACAAAACCAACCGGCAGCTTACTGTTTTCCTTGACTCTATTCGTTACGCTGAGTTTAACCGCTCATTTAAGCCGGCAGGCCTGGGCGAAGCTTTTGATGGACTATCAGCTTCTTTTAATCAGGTACTTGAGGATTTTCACGATATACGGAAAGAGAAAGAAGAGCAGTTCTTCTTCTATCAAAATGTGGTTCAACACATCGGTATTTCAATGATGGCGTACGCAGCCGATGGAAAAATTTTAATGCTCAACAATGCAGCCAATAAATTATTTCAGATAAAAAAGGTCAACAATATAGCTGACATAGCACGATTCAGTGGAGAACTGGTAGAAATATTGCGCAATATTCAGAACAACCAACGCAAACTTATAAAGGTACAGGTCAACGACGACTTATTACAATTATCGGTTTATGCCAAGCAATTTAAACAAGAAAACAAAGAAATTACAATTGTATCGGTTCAAAACATTGAGTCAGAACTCGAACAAAACGAAATGGAGGCCTGGCAAAAACTGATCAGGGTTTTAACGCATGAAATCATGAACAGTATCACGCCCATTACCTCGCTGTCAACAACTGTAAATCTGATGGTCGACGACTGGCAACAAAGCCACGAGGCAGGTGAAGATACATCGGAAGTTACTTCAGATATTAAACAAGCTTTGCAAACCATTCATAAACGCAGTGAAGGACTTTTACAATTTGTGCAGACCTATCGCAGTTTAACCAAAATACCCAAACCCAATTTCGAAATACTGAAAGTCCATGATTTTTATGTCAACCTGGAACAATTCATGCGAAAAGAACTGGATAGATCGGGCATAAAGCTTTCAACAGCTATAGAACCAGCAAACCTTGAAATTACAGCAGATGAAACAATGATGGAGCAGGTTTTCATTAACCTAATGCGGAATGCAATTCATGCACTTGAAAAAACAGAAAACCCGGAATTAAAACTTATTGCCGGTTATGGCAACTATGGTAATGTTATGCTTCAGGTAATAGACAATGGTCAGGGAATTTTACCCGATGTGTTGGAAAAGATTTTCATCCCTTTCTTTACAACAAAGCAAAGCGGTTCGGGTATTGGTCTTTCTTTATCGCGTCAGCTGATTCGTGCCCAGGGTGGCAACATTACAGCAACTTCAGAACCGGGAAAAACTGTTTTTACTGTGCGTTTTTAG
- a CDS encoding sigma-54-dependent transcriptional regulator, which produces MSKHGNILIVDDNEDILFSLKLLLKHHVNHVEIEPNPDNIPDLMQERDYDVILLDMNFSQDASSGQEGYYWLEKILKIDPQAVVVFITAYGNTDKAVQAIKAGATDFILKPFQNEKIIATVNSSLRLRFSQEEVSTERNRTRELSAATDQPFKDFIGVAPKMKQVFSTINKVAGTDASVLITGENGTGKEVVARSLHRNSTRKDSIFVNVDLGAIPDTLFESELFGHEKGAFTDAKDAKPGRFEVASGGTLFLDEIGNLTLPLQAKLLTAIERRQVKRLGAKTPKDIDIRLICATNASIYDMVDNGEFRQDLLYRINTVEIELPPLRERIEDIPLLADHYLKIFGKKYKKRIRKVSAAAMKELEMYSWPGNIRELQHAIERAVIMAEGTMLEPDDFVLYNKSKAKSDMEFDTFDLDEVEKKVIKKVLDKTHGNISHAARELGLTRTSLYRRMEKHGL; this is translated from the coding sequence ATGAGTAAGCATGGAAATATTTTAATTGTAGATGACAACGAGGATATACTTTTTTCATTAAAACTATTGCTTAAGCATCATGTAAACCATGTAGAAATAGAGCCCAACCCCGACAACATTCCAGACCTAATGCAAGAGCGGGATTACGATGTAATACTGCTTGACATGAACTTTTCGCAGGATGCCAGTAGCGGACAGGAAGGCTATTACTGGTTGGAAAAGATATTAAAAATAGATCCCCAGGCTGTGGTGGTATTTATTACGGCATATGGCAACACAGACAAAGCCGTTCAGGCCATAAAAGCCGGAGCAACCGACTTTATACTGAAGCCATTTCAGAACGAAAAAATTATTGCTACCGTTAATTCCAGTTTGCGCCTGCGTTTTAGCCAGGAAGAGGTCTCAACAGAGCGAAACCGCACCCGTGAACTCTCAGCAGCTACTGATCAGCCCTTTAAAGATTTTATAGGCGTTGCACCAAAAATGAAACAGGTTTTTTCTACTATTAATAAAGTGGCAGGAACCGATGCCAGCGTACTCATAACAGGCGAAAACGGAACAGGAAAAGAAGTTGTAGCACGCTCACTGCATCGCAACTCAACCCGCAAAGACTCTATTTTTGTGAATGTTGATCTCGGAGCCATACCCGATACACTTTTTGAAAGTGAACTTTTCGGCCATGAAAAAGGCGCATTTACTGATGCCAAAGATGCCAAACCCGGGCGTTTTGAGGTAGCCTCGGGTGGCACACTGTTTTTAGATGAAATAGGAAACCTCACACTCCCGTTACAGGCAAAATTACTTACGGCCATAGAACGGCGGCAGGTAAAAAGACTTGGAGCCAAAACACCCAAAGACATTGACATCAGACTAATCTGTGCAACCAATGCATCTATTTACGACATGGTGGACAATGGAGAATTCAGGCAGGACTTACTTTACAGAATAAACACCGTAGAAATAGAGCTTCCGCCGCTAAGAGAACGTATTGAAGACATACCTTTGCTGGCCGACCACTATCTTAAAATTTTTGGTAAAAAATATAAAAAACGCATAAGAAAAGTGTCTGCTGCAGCTATGAAAGAACTCGAAATGTACAGTTGGCCCGGCAACATAAGGGAGTTGCAACACGCCATAGAGCGAGCAGTAATTATGGCAGAAGGAACAATGCTCGAACCCGATGACTTTGTGCTCTACAACAAAAGCAAGGCAAAAAGCGACATGGAGTTCGACACTTTTGACCTGGACGAAGTAGAAAAAAAGGTAATAAAAAAAGTACTGGATAAAACACATGGTAATATAAGTCATGCCGCACGTGAATTAGGTTTAACGCGCACATCGCTATATCGCAGAATGGAAAAACATGGATTATAA
- a CDS encoding ABC transporter ATP-binding protein, producing the protein MLKINNLIKVFRADEVETVALNDISLEIHEGEFVAIMGPSGCGKTTLLNILGLIDLPSSGQYFFRNKEVSKLKEKARAKLRKGSIGFIFQNFNLIEELNVFENVELPLIYMGVSVRERKRKVMEALEKVQITHRQRHFPVQLSGGQQQRVAVARAVVADPPLILADEPTGNLDSAHGEEVMQLLNDLNSNGTTIVMVTHSQRDADYSRRLIRLFDGKIIHENVGAGFEEKM; encoded by the coding sequence ATGCTGAAAATTAATAATTTAATAAAGGTTTTCCGTGCTGATGAAGTTGAAACCGTTGCCTTAAACGACATCAGTTTAGAAATACACGAAGGGGAATTTGTGGCAATAATGGGTCCTTCAGGTTGCGGAAAAACCACTTTGCTCAATATTTTAGGCCTTATAGATTTGCCTTCGTCGGGCCAGTATTTTTTCAGGAACAAAGAAGTGAGCAAATTGAAAGAAAAAGCCCGTGCAAAGCTACGCAAAGGTAGTATCGGTTTTATTTTTCAAAATTTTAATTTGATAGAGGAGCTTAATGTATTCGAAAATGTGGAGCTACCGCTTATTTATATGGGTGTTTCGGTACGCGAGCGCAAACGGAAGGTGATGGAAGCGCTTGAGAAAGTCCAGATTACACACCGACAACGACATTTTCCTGTGCAACTGTCTGGTGGGCAGCAGCAACGTGTTGCAGTAGCCAGGGCAGTAGTGGCAGATCCTCCATTGATACTTGCAGATGAGCCCACTGGAAACCTCGATTCTGCGCACGGAGAGGAGGTAATGCAATTGCTCAATGATTTAAACAGCAACGGAACCACAATTGTTATGGTCACCCACTCTCAACGCGATGCTGATTATAGCAGAAGGCTTATCAGACTTTTTGATGGTAAAATTATACATGAGAATGTGGGAGCCGGGTTTGAAGAAAAAATGTAG
- a CDS encoding ABC transporter permease translates to MALRHALNNRMYFFVNILGLVLGLTAVFLIGIYLNDELNFDRFHKDSDRIYRVIQFGNYGGLVERSSSCPFPLGPEIDDYFGEKITSHTRLYNYQSPSTQIAYRNIVHYDSGFFFTDPGFFEVFTVDTIDTKDEKWLEKPYQAVITSSAARKYFGHIDVVGKKLTIENHFQVEVQAVVEDWPVHSHFDFSVLVSLDSYAQMRGGALPTNWVQNPCWTYIKVSEQTNQSEIQKSLPAFVKSHFDAFIRDNNALFLQPLHDIHLTSHLEYEIRKNGNMEYVYIFGGVALFLILMAAINYINLTTATFASRAREIAIKKVLGATAGNIRFQLFIEAFIITLIAAIISLVFTELLLPWFNQITVKDFELLDLMSWRNLVFFFLILVAVATAGGIYPAIFIAGLNPARILKGNLKRAGKTGVSRKVLVVSQLFISTLLVFAALTIHDQYKHLLRSSNGINRDNLFVINARFSDLYKSCPEFKKEIEKYDAIYKVTASDYIPGIDHNRHGFFIGSDTAVNDVVFLPALRVVSDFFEVYGLEITVGRGFANDSSDLLSAVLINPEMARHLGYEKPGNAIGADLNVYYGKEKVVGIFEDFYPKTLHDKPNPFAIDLVSEEKNPKIGIQYAAVRYKPGKKDQALMYIKRSLKRHAGDKQVQINEYRDIYYNQYAEEKLFNQLAGIMSVLSLIISAVGLLGLVSFMILQKNKEISVRKVHGASNSSILGLIAGEFIRIFIVVILFALPVAWYLSRLWLDNFASHVSFSLMNWIVAILTVALMIIIVAALRLREAARVNPAETLKYE, encoded by the coding sequence ATGGCATTGAGGCATGCGTTGAATAACCGCATGTATTTTTTTGTAAACATCCTTGGTTTGGTGTTGGGCCTCACAGCGGTATTTTTAATAGGTATTTACCTGAACGACGAACTAAATTTTGACCGTTTTCATAAAGATTCCGACCGCATTTATCGTGTTATACAATTTGGTAATTATGGCGGATTGGTCGAACGTTCATCTAGCTGTCCGTTTCCGCTCGGGCCTGAAATAGATGATTATTTTGGCGAAAAAATTACTTCCCATACCCGGTTGTACAATTACCAATCGCCCAGCACACAAATTGCGTATCGCAATATTGTGCATTATGATAGTGGTTTCTTTTTTACAGATCCGGGCTTTTTTGAGGTTTTTACAGTCGATACCATTGATACCAAAGATGAAAAATGGCTAGAGAAACCCTATCAGGCAGTAATTACTTCAAGTGCTGCACGCAAATATTTCGGACATATCGATGTTGTTGGAAAGAAACTGACAATAGAAAATCATTTTCAGGTTGAGGTGCAGGCAGTTGTAGAAGATTGGCCTGTGCACTCACATTTTGATTTTAGTGTGTTGGTTTCGCTTGACAGTTATGCGCAAATGCGAGGAGGTGCATTACCCACCAATTGGGTCCAAAACCCTTGCTGGACCTATATTAAAGTAAGTGAACAAACCAATCAAAGTGAAATTCAAAAATCCTTGCCGGCATTTGTAAAATCTCATTTCGATGCATTTATCCGTGATAATAATGCACTGTTCCTTCAGCCTTTACATGATATTCACCTTACATCTCACCTTGAATATGAGATACGTAAGAATGGAAATATGGAGTATGTCTATATTTTCGGGGGTGTGGCACTCTTTCTTATATTGATGGCAGCAATTAACTATATTAACCTCACAACTGCAACATTTGCATCACGCGCCAGAGAAATAGCCATAAAAAAAGTATTGGGTGCCACTGCTGGCAATATTCGGTTTCAATTATTTATAGAGGCGTTTATTATTACATTAATTGCCGCAATTATTTCACTTGTATTTACCGAGCTTTTACTTCCATGGTTCAATCAAATTACGGTAAAAGACTTTGAGCTTTTAGATCTAATGTCATGGCGTAATTTGGTGTTTTTCTTTTTGATTTTAGTTGCCGTAGCCACAGCCGGCGGAATTTATCCGGCTATTTTTATTGCAGGTTTAAATCCGGCACGTATTTTAAAAGGTAACCTCAAACGAGCCGGAAAAACTGGTGTGAGTCGAAAGGTTTTAGTTGTAAGCCAGCTTTTTATATCAACGCTGCTCGTTTTTGCTGCGTTGACCATTCATGATCAGTACAAGCATCTATTGCGCTCATCAAATGGTATAAATCGCGATAATCTGTTTGTTATAAATGCCCGCTTTTCAGATTTGTATAAGAGCTGTCCGGAGTTTAAAAAGGAGATAGAAAAGTACGATGCTATATATAAGGTTACGGCATCGGATTATATACCGGGTATTGACCACAACAGGCACGGATTTTTTATTGGATCCGATACTGCTGTAAACGATGTTGTATTTTTGCCGGCACTGCGCGTAGTAAGCGATTTTTTTGAGGTTTATGGCCTGGAAATCACTGTGGGTAGAGGCTTTGCAAATGATTCGTCTGATTTGTTATCAGCTGTTTTAATAAATCCTGAAATGGCACGACACCTTGGCTACGAAAAACCAGGTAATGCAATAGGTGCAGATTTGAATGTGTATTATGGTAAGGAAAAGGTTGTTGGTATTTTTGAAGATTTTTATCCCAAAACACTACACGACAAGCCCAATCCATTTGCAATCGACCTGGTATCTGAAGAAAAAAATCCAAAAATTGGCATTCAATATGCTGCAGTACGCTATAAGCCCGGTAAAAAAGATCAGGCACTGATGTATATCAAAAGAAGTTTGAAAAGACATGCAGGAGACAAGCAAGTTCAGATTAATGAATACAGAGATATTTACTATAATCAATATGCTGAGGAAAAATTATTTAATCAATTGGCCGGTATAATGTCTGTATTAAGTTTAATTATCTCAGCTGTTGGGCTATTGGGGCTGGTTTCGTTTATGATTTTGCAAAAAAATAAGGAAATTAGTGTGCGTAAAGTACACGGAGCTTCTAATAGCTCTATACTTGGACTTATTGCAGGAGAGTTTATTCGAATTTTTATAGTAGTAATTCTTTTTGCATTGCCAGTGGCATGGTATTTAAGTCGTTTGTGGCTTGATAATTTTGCATCTCATGTAAGCTTTTCATTGATGAACTGGATTGTGGCCATTCTGACTGTGGCCTTGATGATTATTATTGTGGCAGCACTTCGTTTACGGGAGGCCGCCCGGGTTAATCCTGCCGAAACATTAAAATATGAGTGA